The following are encoded in a window of Pseudomonas sp. JQ170C genomic DNA:
- a CDS encoding ABC transporter substrate-binding protein, whose amino-acid sequence MSRSLRCCVPFALALISTAALATPQSLTVISFGGATKQAQDKAYFQPFNASGAGRIVAGEYNGELSKIKAMVDVGHTSWDVVEVESPELLRGCDEGLFERLDPARFGDPARFVPGTLSECGVATYVWSMVMAYDHDKLAKAPNSWADFWNVAEFPGKRGLRKGAKYTLEIALLADGVKPAELYQVLATPEGVSRAFAKLDQIKGNIQWWEAGAQPAQWLIAGDVVMSAAYNGRIASAQKEGMKLSIVWPQSLYDPEYWAVVKGTPNKALAEDFIAFASQPQTQKVFSEEIPYGPVHREALALLPTAVQQQLPTAEANLAGARAVDAAFWVDHGEELEQRFNAWAAR is encoded by the coding sequence ATGTCCAGATCCTTGCGTTGCTGTGTTCCGTTCGCCCTGGCCCTGATCAGCACCGCCGCCTTGGCGACGCCCCAGAGCCTCACCGTCATCTCCTTTGGCGGTGCCACCAAGCAGGCCCAGGACAAGGCCTACTTTCAACCCTTCAACGCCAGCGGCGCAGGACGCATCGTCGCCGGCGAGTACAACGGTGAGCTGTCGAAGATCAAAGCCATGGTCGATGTCGGCCATACCAGCTGGGACGTGGTCGAAGTCGAAAGCCCGGAGCTGCTGCGTGGCTGTGACGAAGGCCTGTTCGAGCGCCTGGACCCGGCACGCTTCGGCGACCCGGCGCGGTTCGTGCCGGGCACCTTGAGTGAGTGCGGGGTCGCCACTTACGTCTGGTCGATGGTCATGGCCTATGACCACGACAAGCTCGCCAAGGCCCCGAACTCCTGGGCCGACTTCTGGAACGTGGCCGAGTTTCCCGGCAAGCGCGGCTTGCGCAAGGGCGCCAAGTACACCCTGGAGATCGCCTTGCTGGCTGACGGGGTCAAGCCCGCCGAGCTGTACCAGGTACTCGCCACCCCCGAAGGTGTGAGCCGTGCGTTCGCCAAGCTTGACCAGATCAAGGGCAACATCCAGTGGTGGGAAGCCGGCGCGCAACCGGCGCAATGGCTGATTGCCGGCGATGTGGTGATGAGCGCCGCCTACAACGGGCGTATTGCCTCGGCGCAAAAAGAGGGCATGAAACTGAGCATCGTCTGGCCGCAAAGCCTCTACGACCCCGAGTACTGGGCCGTGGTCAAGGGCACGCCGAACAAGGCGCTGGCAGAAGACTTCATTGCCTTCGCCAGCCAGCCGCAGACCCAGAAAGTGTTCTCTGAAGAAATCCCCTACGGGCCGGTGCACCGCGAGGCCCTGGCCCTGCTGCCGACCGCCGTGCAGCAACAACTGCCCACGGCCGAGGCCAACCTTGCCGGGGCGAGGGCAGTGGATGCCGCGTTCTGGGTAGACCATGGCGAGGAGCTGGAGCAACGCTTCAACGCCTGGGCGGCCCGCTGA